The window ATCGACATGGCCCTCATCGCACAGTCGGTCGCGGATACCACCCTCATCCACCGCAGGGCGGAGTTCAGGGCGGACGAGTCCACGGTCAAGGAGCTGGAGAAGAGCAGCATCACAACCATCATGAGCGCGAACCTCGTCTCCATCAACGGTACCGATAAGGTAGAATCCGTCACGATCAGCCAGAACGGGGCGGAGAAGGTAATCCCCGCGGACCTCGTGGTCATCAACATCGGTATCTCAGCGGATCTGGACGATCTCAAGAAGTGGGACATCGACCTCACTGAGGAAGGATTGGTCAAGGTCAACTATGACATGTCCACCAGCCGTCCCGGCGTGTTCGCATGCGGCGATGTCGTGTCCTACGATGGCAAGTATAAGCAGATCACCACCGCCTGCGGAGAGGCCACCACGGCCGCCATGACCGCGTACAAGTTCGTCAAGAAGCCCTATTGGGCGTGAGAACGGACATGAGCCCCTCGCAACCCAAGGATTTCACCTCCGCGGGGCTTCTGCTGGAGAACGGAGAAACCATTCCGTGCACGCTTCATTGTGAGGACGGGAGGGCTGTCATAGACCTTTCCGAACCTGACAGATACGATTTCAAGGCCGTTCTGATCAAAGACATGGTCAACGCCCACACCCATTGCGGCGACTACGGACTGAAGGTCCCCCCGGGGATGTCCCTGGAGGAGCTGGTTGCACCGCCGGACGGGCTCAAGCATAGGTACCTTTCGAGGCTCTCCGACGACGGGCTCCGGGAGAACATGACCCGTTTCGGCATGAGGTCGGCGGAGCTCGGATCGGCATCGTTCATCGATTTCAGGGAAGGGGGAGCGGATGGCTGCAGGGCTCTACGCGCATGCTGCCCGGATGCAGTCATATTGGGAAGACCCACATCGCCCGAATACGATCCGGAGGAGGTCGCCGAGATCCTGTCCGTCGCGGACGGCATCGGCATACCGAGCATCTCGGACATGGACCTCGGGTACATCGAATCCGTAGCGGACGACGTCCGCAGGGCCAGGAAGACCTTCGCGATACACGCGAGCGAGAGGGTCCGCGAGGACATCGACACGGTCCTTTCCTTGGATCCCGCTTTCGTCGTGCACATGTGCGAGGCCACCGACGACGACCTCTCCAAATGCGCGGAGGCGGAAGTGCCAGTCGTCGTATGTCCGAGTTCCAACAGGTACTTCGGGAAGGAGACCCCGATCGTCAGGATGCTCGATGCCGGGGTGGATGTGGCCGTAGGTACGGACAACGGCATGCTGTGCGAACCGGACATCGTCTCCGAGACCCGCATCCTCGCTGGAATGATCGCCCAGCAGGGAGGAGACCCAGAGGATGCCTGGAAGTGCCTTAGTGTAGTCGCGTGCAAGTTATTAAATCGCATAAGAAGGATGGAGTGCGAGATACGGGAACGGTACGTGACGGTCATACCCCAGGCAGACTCCGGGGCGGATGGCCTGGATTCATCATCACCGTTCCGCGTGAAGATGAATTGAGGTGAACTGAGATGTCATTCAAGAAGATCCTGGTACCAACCGACGGAAGCGAATACACGAAGCCAGCGATCAAGCAGGCGGTCGAACTGGCCAAGCTGACAGGTGCGGAGATCACCGCATTGTACGTACTCGACCAGACCGTGCTGACGAACATGCCCATGGACACGGCCGTCATGAACGTCTACAAGACCCTGGAGAAGGAAGGTCAGGATGCGGTAGATTACGTCACCGACCTCTGCAAGGAGGCAGGCGTGAAGGTCGAGGTGGCCGTCAAGGAGGGAACCCCCGTGAAGGTCATCCTGGACGAGTCCAACAACTACGACGTCATCGTCATGGGAACCCTCGGAAGGACAGGAATGTCCAAGCTCCTGATGGGAAGTGTCGCGGAGAGGGTCGTTAGGGCCGCCTCCTGTCCCGTCATGGTTGTAAGAGCTCCGGAGGCTAACTGAATGGCCAAGACCGTAGCAGACATCATGGTGCCCGCACCCATCGTGGTAGAGGTCCCCGGCACCCGCAACGACGCCATCAACATGATGGTGAGGAACAAGCTCACAGGACTCCCGGTCGTCCGCGCTTCCGACGGCCAGCTCATGGGAATCGTATCGAGGAGGGACATCTTCCGCAAGTTCGAGGAGGACCAGCTCTCGCTCATCATGAAGAAGGAGATCATGACGATCTCCCCGGACAGGACGATAGAGGAGGCAGCGGAGATCTTTTATACAAGGAGGTTCCACAGGCTGCCCGTCGTCGAGAACGGACGTCTCGTGGGTATCATCACGCCCACGGACCTGCTCAAGATCGTCAAGGACATGAAGACCGATCTCACCGCGGAGGACGTCATCAACACAACCTGCGTCACCGCGTACGAGGACGAGCCCCTGACCTACACCATCCCCGCGATGAGGGTCAGCGATGTCACCGCACTGCCCGTACTGGACGCCCACGGGAAGCTCGTGGGTATCATCACGGACCGTGACCTCTTCGACGACCAGGTCAAGGACGCCGATGCGCTCAAGGCACTGGGCATCACCGATGAAGGCAACCTCGCCGGCTACAGGAACGTCCTGCCCCTGTTCTACGCAGCGACGGACAAGTACCTGGAGGATGACAGGAAGGTCAAGGACTTCATGGTCAGGAACCCCACCACCATCTTCAAGAAGATGAACCTGGCGGAGGTCGCGAAGCTCATGCTCACCAACGATTTCGGTCAGCTCCCCGTGCACGGCACCAAGGACGACCTCGAGGGCATGATCTACGATGTCGACGTACTCAAGGCACTTGTGAAGTGATCCACGTGGCCGACAACAGCAGCAACGACCTGATGTCCGTCTGCAAACGCAGGGGATTCATCTGGCCCTCCTTCGAGATGTACGGAGGGGTGGCAGGAATGTACGACTACGGCCCCCTCGGATGCGCCCTCAAGAACAACATCGTGGAGATGTGGAGGTCCATCTACAAGGGAAGGGAGGGTTTCGTCGAGATCGACTCCGAGACCGTCAACCCCAGGGAGGTCTTCAAGGCCTCCGGACACCTAGACAACTTCGCGGACCTCATCACATACTGTCAGAAGTGCCAGGCACCCTACAGGGCGGACCACATGGTCAAGGAGTTCTACGACAACCCCGACGTCCTCACGCCCAAGCAGCTGGAGGAGGCCTTCGTAGAGCACAAGGTCAGATGCCCTGCATGCGGCGGAGAGCTCGGACCCGTCGAGGAGTTCAACCTCATGTTCAGGACCAACATCGGTCCCGGAAACGCACGCGTCGGATATTTGAGGCCCGAGACCGCTCAGGGTATATTCGTCAACTATTCCAACCTGTACCGCTACAACAGGGAGAAGCTCCCCATGGGAGTCATCCAGACCGGAAGGAGTTACAGGAACGAGATCGCCCCCAGGCAGGGAATGATCCGTATGAGGGAGTTCAACCAGATGGAGGTCGAGCTCTTCGTGGATCCCGAGGACAAGGACTGGGCGAGGTTCGATGAGATCGCGGACAACAAGCTGGACCTCATCCCGAACACCACGCTCGAGCTCACCACGATGACCGTCAGGGAGGCGGTCGACAAGGGAGTCATCGCTAACCGTGTCCTCGCCTACTTCGTTTACACCACCAAGCAGCTGCTCGTCAGTCTCGGTATTGACGAGAAGAGGCTCAGGTTCAGGGAGCATGAGAAGGACGAGATGGCCCACTACGCGGCGGACTGCTGGGATGCGGAGGTGCTCCTTTCCTACGGCTGGACCGAGATCGTTGGTATCGCCGACAGGGGCAACTGGGATCTCTCCAGGCACGCGCAGTTCTCCGGACAGGACCTCACGCACTTCAAGAAGTTCGACGAGCCCAGGGAGACAGAGGTCGAGAAGATCCAGCCCAACAGCAAGCTCATCGGGCCCAACTTCAAGGCCAAGGCGAAGGCCGTCTCGGAGGCAATATCCGCACAGCCCCCGTCCGCGATCAAGGACGGCAAGCTCAGGATCAACGTCGACGGAGAGGACATCGAGCTCGGCAGCGAGTACTTCCAGGTCATCAAGAGGACCGAGAAGGTCAGCGGCGAGAGGGTCATCCCCCACGTCATCGAACCCTCCCACGGACTCGACAGGATCTTCTATTCCGTGCTCGAGCACGCCTACGACTACGACGAGAAGGAGGACTACGTGGTCCTTAGGCTCGCACCCGCGGTCGCACCCATCAAGGTCGGCGTGTTCCCCCTCATGGAGAAGGACGGATTGGACGATCTGGCACAGAGGATCTACGGCAAGGTCCACACCAGCAGGGTGGAGGCCTACTACGACGGATCCGGGACCATCGGAAGGAGATACGCCCGCATGGACGAGGTCGGTACCCCCTGGTGCATCACGGTGGATTACGATTCCCTCAAGGACGGCACCGTCACCATCAGGGACAGGGACACCACCGAGCAGAAGCGCATCCAGGCCGAGGACGTTCCCAGGATCATCGACGAGCTGCTTGCTGGCAGGTCGTTCGACAGCCTCTGATATAAATAACTTCACCGGGAACGCAGGTTCCCGGATGGTTCCAAACTCTTTACCATTATTCTCATCTGATATCATCCAGCATTTCCGAACGATCAGGTGCACTCTTTATATCGTCTGTATTCGGATTCTATATTCGAGGTGCAAGAAATGGGCGTAAAGGACCTAGAAGATCTGAAGAAGCTTTCTATGCTAAGATCGCAGATTGACGGAATTTCTGTGGAGAAAATCATGACAACAGAATTCCCGTCCGTAGGATCCGATTCCACCATCGCCAACGCACTGTCGGTGATGAGGGATACGAGATACCAGGACCTGCCGGTCGTGGACAACGGAACATACGTTGGAGTGGTGTCATACTACTCGATCCTCAGGAAGAAGAGCGTAACTTTGGATGCCAAGGTCAAGAACCTTATACGCAACATCCAGACCGCCACCGCGGAAATGGAGATAACCAAGATTGCAGAGATGTTCATCACCAGCAACTGCAGGCAGATACCCATACTGAACGGGAAGAAGATCATCGGTGTCGTGAGGAGGAATCAGATCATCGACATCGTCAGGGACATCAAGGCCCTGAAGGAGATCAAGGTCTGGGAGATCATGACCAACCCCGTCGAGGCCGTGAAGGTCCACGACCTCATGGACGATGCTCTGGAGATAATGATCAGGGAAAACATCAGGACCCTCCCGGTGGTCGACGGTATGGACCGCGTCACCGGTGTCGTCGGCATGAGGGAGATCATCCTCAACAACTGGAAGAAGGAGAACAAGACCATCGGGGACTTGCAGAAGAGCGTCAGGTCCCAGATCACCGTCGAATCCATCGCGACCACCTCCGCGAAGACCGTGGAGTGGGACGCCGACGTGTACGAGGCGGTGGGCATAATGGTCGAGAACGGATTCTCCACCCTGCCGGTGACCGAGAGCGGCGGGCTTGTCGGAGTCATAACCGAGTACGACATAGTCGAGCTCATATCCGCATGCAGGGAGAGGGACATGCTCTTCGTGCAGATCAGCGGACTGGAGGAGGACGAGAAGGACTACACCGATGCGATCTACGCGGACATCGAGGCCATGGTGGCCAAGGTCTCCAAGATCTACAAGCCGGA of the methanogenic archaeon mixed culture ISO4-G1 genome contains:
- a CDS encoding glycyl-tRNA synthetase GlyS, with protein sequence MIHVADNSSNDLMSVCKRRGFIWPSFEMYGGVAGMYDYGPLGCALKNNIVEMWRSIYKGREGFVEIDSETVNPREVFKASGHLDNFADLITYCQKCQAPYRADHMVKEFYDNPDVLTPKQLEEAFVEHKVRCPACGGELGPVEEFNLMFRTNIGPGNARVGYLRPETAQGIFVNYSNLYRYNREKLPMGVIQTGRSYRNEIAPRQGMIRMREFNQMEVELFVDPEDKDWARFDEIADNKLDLIPNTTLELTTMTVREAVDKGVIANRVLAYFVYTTKQLLVSLGIDEKRLRFREHEKDEMAHYAADCWDAEVLLSYGWTEIVGIADRGNWDLSRHAQFSGQDLTHFKKFDEPRETEVEKIQPNSKLIGPNFKAKAKAVSEAISAQPPSAIKDGKLRINVDGEDIELGSEYFQVIKRTEKVSGERVIPHVIEPSHGLDRIFYSVLEHAYDYDEKEDYVVLRLAPAVAPIKVGVFPLMEKDGLDDLAQRIYGKVHTSRVEAYYDGSGTIGRRYARMDEVGTPWCITVDYDSLKDGTVTIRDRDTTEQKRIQAEDVPRIIDELLAGRSFDSL
- a CDS encoding amidohydrolase family protein, whose translation is MSPSQPKDFTSAGLLLENGETIPCTLHCEDGRAVIDLSEPDRYDFKAVLIKDMVNAHTHCGDYGLKVPPGMSLEELVAPPDGLKHRYLSRLSDDGLRENMTRFGMRSAELGSASFIDFREGGADGCRALRACCPDAVILGRPTSPEYDPEEVAEILSVADGIGIPSISDMDLGYIESVADDVRRARKTFAIHASERVREDIDTVLSLDPAFVVHMCEATDDDLSKCAEAEVPVVVCPSSNRYFGKETPIVRMLDAGVDVAVGTDNGMLCEPDIVSETRILAGMIAQQGGDPEDAWKCLSVVACKLLNRIRRMECEIRERYVTVIPQADSGADGLDSSSPFRVKMN
- a CDS encoding CBS domain-containing protein, translating into MAKTVADIMVPAPIVVEVPGTRNDAINMMVRNKLTGLPVVRASDGQLMGIVSRRDIFRKFEEDQLSLIMKKEIMTISPDRTIEEAAEIFYTRRFHRLPVVENGRLVGIITPTDLLKIVKDMKTDLTAEDVINTTCVTAYEDEPLTYTIPAMRVSDVTALPVLDAHGKLVGIITDRDLFDDQVKDADALKALGITDEGNLAGYRNVLPLFYAATDKYLEDDRKVKDFMVRNPTTIFKKMNLAEVAKLMLTNDFGQLPVHGTKDDLEGMIYDVDVLKALVK
- a CDS encoding universal stress protein, which codes for MSFKKILVPTDGSEYTKPAIKQAVELAKLTGAEITALYVLDQTVLTNMPMDTAVMNVYKTLEKEGQDAVDYVTDLCKEAGVKVEVAVKEGTPVKVILDESNNYDVIVMGTLGRTGMSKLLMGSVAERVVRAASCPVMVVRAPEAN
- a CDS encoding CBS domain-containing protein, translating into MGVKDLEDLKKLSMLRSQIDGISVEKIMTTEFPSVGSDSTIANALSVMRDTRYQDLPVVDNGTYVGVVSYYSILRKKSVTLDAKVKNLIRNIQTATAEMEITKIAEMFITSNCRQIPILNGKKIIGVVRRNQIIDIVRDIKALKEIKVWEIMTNPVEAVKVHDLMDDALEIMIRENIRTLPVVDGMDRVTGVVGMREIILNNWKKENKTIGDLQKSVRSQITVESIATTSAKTVEWDADVYEAVGIMVENGFSTLPVTESGGLVGVITEYDIVELISACRERDMLFVQISGLEEDEKDYTDAIYADIEAMVAKVSKIYKPESLNIHVTRYNEVGGNPKYSITARMFINGTGLMMKEVGYDLTKTMSDLIKKLEAAVIDMKESKVSFRNRRK